TCAGAAAGCGGGTGCCTGAAATCCATGGGAGACataccatatttacttgaatctaatgctcacctattttggccaaattatgttgcgaaaattaaggtgtggattagattcgatggcacatttacattcttCAGCAAAtccctttttttggtttcaaggttctgaaaactgaggtgcgcattagactcgagtaaatgtGGTAATTCAAATTAATTGTGCAAAGGACAGGGGTGCCAATTCCCTCAGAGTAGTATTTGTATAAGCAGCTAGGAATTTAGTTGtgttcaactaacttttactcagagcagatctactaaaattaatggacctaaggtaGTCATAGTTAataatttcaataggtttactcaaAGTTTATTGGATTAAACAGTAAATGTATTTCAATATCTTAACCCCAAAGCCTTCCTacctttttcattattattttcaatagTTCTATCCCAAAGGCTTTCAAAACATGCAGCTTATAAAATAAAGCCAGGGAGTTAGAACATGAAGATGGTTGTTAATTAATAGTCCATTACTCCAAAACTAAATTGCAAGCCCACATAATGCTGCAGAAGGCACCCAGCAGGTGAGTGGGCAGCAGAAAGCTTGTTGATGGAATTttcgttttgtttcatttcatttcatttttctttcctctttaatTTTATTGCTGATTATAAGTAAGTAAAGgtattgcttgggggggggagttgctgttGAAACATCCTCTATGACCAATGGGGTGCAATAACACAACCAAGGTTATTTTGTGAATTTCAACAATTCTGCAATCTAGAGAGTGACAGATAAAGATGGGAAGTGAAAGTGTGAcgaggtcccccccccacttattagtgttattgttattattaaaatttgtatactgctctataCTTGCAGGTCTCACAGCAGTTACAAcataaatcacaatataaaaacacaaaatatataataaaaacaaaaacaacccaataagtGGGTCAACATTTACATTTAGATGTAAAATGTTGGATCGGAGAGAACTGTGTTCTTAACAACCCTGACCACTTTTACTTAGAATGATCACATACTGTTTTCAACATAACTTATGTCCATGTAAATGTGCCAAAGATTGCAGTCTGTTTAAGCATTACAGCTTTTGAGCTGAAAACCTTGGTGCCAAAACTGCTATTTTGCTTCTTGCTTATCCAATTTTTGTATACTAAAGTAGCAACATAGTTCAGTTTCATTTCTTGTATGAAGCAGCATCGGTAAGAGGGAAAGTGTGCAGAAAACCATTAGTTTAAAGAAACCTTTTGCCTTCTTGGTCTAAAAGAAGGCAAATATTTCCAGGGGAACAAACCGAATAATGACATACCTGCATGTCACACTAAACCAAAGTTTCATGTGACATGAACAAGCAGGAACAAGCTGCAGCGAGACTCAGGCTTGCATGGTCCCTCTACCCTTCAGTCAAAGAGGCAGCATTTCAAAGCTTCCACTCCTGTCTTTGATTAATCACAGCTCGCTATGTTGGCCAGACTCAGAAATGTGGTTAATTCTAACTATGGTTAGTTTAAACAGGACTGCTTCATTAACTATGGTCTGAAATTGGTTTGTCAATTTATCAATTCGGACGGCTAAACAAATCTCCTTCCATGAAGGAAGAAGACGGGAAATGTGtgcggacgggggggggggggggacacaacacaTTGGCTGCTATGCAAACCTGTTATTTTAAACCACAGTCTTCcatctgcataattctctacatgtcATTGGGCAGAGAACTGAAGCTTAGGTCGTTAATATTTTTGAATGAACACTGGCCAGAAATGGGTTGTTCGCGGCACCAACAAGTGGAGCAGAGCaagctacttaaaaaaaaacccctagacAAATAAATCTATacaatagtagtaataataaaagcTTTGAAATACATCAatctcttcttctctccctcagTAACTTGAGGGGATGAAGCAATATATTTCTGGCACTGAATGGTTTAATCATCATAAATTACACATATAGATCATAATCTCCATGCTCTTTTCAGTCACCTGCCACTTTTCTTAGATTTGCACAGAGTGTATAGCACCCAAGAACATGGAAAGATGTGGTTAACTAATCTCATGAGCCTATCTTAATGTACGTTTGGAGTGTCTGGCTGTTTTTAATCTAGGCCCAACAGAAAATAGCTCTGATCTTTATTTAGGAAGTGACTTACCAGTCCCTCATTATCTTCCGAGGTTCTCTGATAATGTGCTGCTAGGGCAACATAGTCCAGTGCCTGCTTATTACATTCAAAACACTTTAATCCGTGACGAATTAGTCTCAACGGGTCCGCATACAGGGGCAAAGCTGGCTGAGCATTTGTCGAGCTCCCAGTCCCGCTTCCTGGCGTAGCGCAAGTCTTATGTGGAAGAGGGGGCAACCGTGAAGTCTGAGATGTCAAAGACATTGAAGAACTTGTTGGAGAAGGTGAAAACATTTGGTCTAAGGAAATGGGTTTCATGAACAGCTGAGAACACTGCATGATAAAGCCTTTGCTCTTGTGATCCCTCGCATGCTTGAGCAAGCTGCACTTGTTAAAGAACAGCAGCGTTGCCGAACACAGAGTGCACATGACTTCAATGTGGACACTTCTCCGGCTGTAATGTTGGGTGAGGCTTTTTTCTAAGGCAAACGAGTCGCCACATTCTAGGCAACAATACCCAGACGCAGGTATGTGAATACTGCTGTCAAaaggagggctgaggtttggagTATAGATTGGCACAGGATTGGCACCATGCAACACTTTGTTGAATGCCTCGACGACAAGAGGAGCAGCTTTCTTAACCTGGTGCACAAGCGGCACAGACATCTGTGTGAGCTGGGACGGGCCGCGCCGCTGCACGGAAGATTTCGCCGCCACAGAAGCTGCAACGCTGTGGGGGACCAGGTTGAGATTGGCCAGGTGCACGGCTTTCGGAAGGAGGCTGGCAGGGTTACAGGGCTGCGCCACCACACCCGGCTGCTGCTTCTTGCTTGACGGCTGTCCCACAAGACCGACTTTTATTGTCCCGCCGCTGCTGTTTGCCAGCAGGGATGCACCAGGGGTGCTGCTTACAGGAATGTCTGCACTCATACTGTCAACGTGGGGACTTGCTAGGTTTGCCTCTTGAGTAGTGGCTTTAGCAAAGCCTTTGCACGACTCAGTGTCCATGGATGCATTTGGTTCTGGTGAAGGGAAGGATTTCACAAACTCTTCGGTTGCTGATTCCACGGGCGATTCTTGAGGAGATTTGCCCAAGTCATCGACTTCTGGCAGGATCCTTGTTACCATTCTTTTAATTTCACCAGAGGAGGTTTTAATAGTCTTGATCCTGACTTTGGGAATTGCTGGGGGCGAACCGGTTGCCACCGAAGGAGAGCCTTTGCTACTGCTGTCACTGCACACACTCCGGGGAGACTCGGGCTGCTTGCTGACTTTTCTCACCATCTCCAGGGGGCTTCTGGGACTCTTTGGTGACTTTGGCATCTTGGGGCTGCCCTTGATGCCATCTTTAAAGGGCCCAGAAGACTCTTTCGTCAAGTTTCCCTGGTCCTCCTTCGAGATGCCTGCAACCTTTTTGGCCTGAAGGGCTACAAGTGCAGCGACGCAGGATGAGAGCTTGGAGTGGGCAGGTTTGATACGCTGGCGAGGTGGAACTGACGAAGAGGAGTAGTTCATTTCAGGCACAGATCCTTTACTTTCACCCAAGTTATTGCTATGGAAATTGCCAAGCTGCAATCCTTCGCTGAGGAAGTTATTGGTGTCCACAAGATCGTTGACAGGGCCTTCCCGTTTCTCAGGGCTCTTGTCGCGTTCCCTCTTGCTGGCATCCACCCTGCTTTCTTGCAGTTCATGCATATCTATCTTTGGATCTCTTTTACAGTATTGATCAAACATACTTAACTCTGGTTCTGCTATCTTCTTACTAAGCAGATCTAGCAGCGATGGCCCAGTTGACATAAACCTACTAAACTCTGGTTCTGGCAAGGTCCTACTAAGCAGATCTAACACAGATGATCCAGTTGGAATATACATTGGATGCGGTGGAAAATAGGGAGTTTGGACATGTTTAGGTTTATCTACAATACTGTTCTCTTTGAGTGCATCCTCCGGCTCAGGGCTGGAGATGGGGCTGAACTGACTGAATGTTGGTAAGGGCTCTGACTTTGTCTGCTCCGACTTTTCAGGATAGTTCCTCAAGCCATCGCCATTGATGAAAGTGGAATCAAACTTCCCATAATTGTGAGTCTCCAGGGGAAGATCAGACCCCCGGAATCCATTGTGCAGCAGGCCTGGTCCTAGGTGGTTGCCTTCCTTTTCTGCTTCAAATGACTCTTGTCGGCACGTGTTCTTCACAATGACACTCACAACTGGAATGTCAGAAGCTGGCGCTGCATGAGACAAGGATGCGCTTTCATCTATACAAATCCCGGACTGCTTGAGATGGTTTTCATTCTCCTCACCAGCTGTCTGAATGGCTTCCTTGGCATCAAGGCTGGTTGGGTCAGGAATGTCAAACGCAGCCAGCAAGTCATCAAAGTCTGGCGTTTTCATGTCCCCCATGATGAAAactacaaaaaaagcaaaacattgtCAAAAGCATTCTCCATGTGCATTTTCTGACTTTATCTCTCTTTCTAGAAATGCCAAGATTTGGGTTGTAGAAACAGTAGGAAAACATGCATACTGCTCTATTAATAGTTTCTATAGTGTACTCTAGGAAAAACTTCTCCAACCTGGTTCtctctctggatgttttggactactatttGCAACATTCATTGCCCATGCTCTGGCTGGGGATGAGagcagttgtagcccaaaacatcttgaAGGGCCCTGTGTTAGGGAAGGCTTCTTGAGGGATTCAGTTGATTTTTCAGAAGACTACACACCCACATGTTCTAGCATGGGAATGAAAGATGTTATATTTATAATGAACAGACCACAAGCAGTTTCCTTGAGGCATGCTTTGCCTTTTCTAACTTCCTCCCCATTTGTCAGGGGatcaccaggggtcagcagagagacCCGGCGAGGGAGTGCAAGGgctcagggatgcagggagctCACAGCACCAGAATCTCCTCCCCCTCTATCTCCGCACATCATAGCAAAAAAGTGCTCAAGTTCAGGGCTAATAGCTCTTTTACAGTATGGCGAGGGAAAGTTTGAGGAGCGTGGGAAAGAAAAGCTCCCCCCACATACCACAAGCCCTAAACAGCACTGCAAGGCATCTTTTCAGGCTGGCTAGAGCTCTGAACAGGAGAATTCCTGTTAAGGGCTGAGGATacactgcaacactttgttgcaggtTCCCTCTTGTTATAAGATATAATAAACAAACATCCTTGTATTCCTGGCACCCTGAGGGTCTCGTCATTTTTCTTGTGTGTCATTTaccttgttttttgttgttgttacggTTGGTACGCTTCTTGCAGCAAGCCCAGCCAAGGAGGGAAGGGACTAAAGTGTGGCATAAACTGATTATTTGCAGTTGGTCTACAGCCACCATGGGAAACAGTGCCAAAATACGCATTAGAGCAATCCCTTCCTGGCTGATAGAAAGTTTTATGGAGATGGCTCCTCTTTACCTCATGCCTTTCTGGGTTGCGCACACAGGGTGATATAAGGGAATCATTATTTTGCTCCAGACTGCACAAAGGTCATACAAATAGCAAAGTCCACTTTCTGCGACGTGCCCTCCAGCGCGGTCAAGTGTGACAACACAGAAAGTTAAAGGGGAAACGCTTCCATTCTCCTGCTGCAGAAGCCAAGCACAACTGCAGAAGCTGGAACTTAAAACTCACGCCATTTTATACAGCACAAGAGTGCCTGGGTATGGTATCCTATactccagcctttgccaacctggtgtcctacagatgttttgggctccaattcccaccagccccagccagaacagGAGCTAAGTCTACATTGCCTATTGGCTGTCCAGCTGATaagggaaggactgtagctcttctgctttgcatgcagaagggcccaagtTTGATCCCtagtacagtcgtgccttggaagtcaaacagaatctgttccggaagtccgtttgacttccaaaatgttcgaaaaccaaattgcggctcctgaagccaatcagaggCCCTGCCAGACGTtggggttccaaaagaacgttcacaaaccggaacaatcacttctggttttgcggcgttcggaagccaaaacgtccaagttccaGGGCGTATGGGATCTCCATGTTTGGCTGAGAGAGAAccctgcctaaaatcctggagagctgctgccaatcagtgtagacaatactgagctagatggaccaattatctgacttgatataaggcatcttcctatacaacccaaaacatctggagggcacctggttggcaaaggctgctggaCACCCTTCTCTTGACATCAGTTCAAATGCTTCAAGGAGTGTGTCAGCTGCTACAGTATGAGAAGCACCATCTTCAAGTAACATATTCATTTTAATATGGCGGAAAACCCAACTGGCAAAGACAGAAACAGATTTCATCTGCCGTATATACTGccctttctccaaagagctcagagtAGCATATGTAAGGACCAtcctgttttattttcagaaCCACCATTTCAgaaaggttaggctgagagagattgACTGGTCCAATATCTTGCTGCTTCACTGTAAAAATGGATGAACTAGCAAGATCAGGGCCCAGGATGATCCATGTTCAGGCAAAACTAGTATTAAAAAAACCAGTGCCTTGTTATGAAAATCATGAGTGCTAGGCCAGGATGCAGCACAGGGTTCGAAGTTAGCCAGGCACCACCCCTGCACCACCTCATATTTTGGACTTCAAACTCTACACTTCAATGAAAACCACAGGCCTTAAGCAAGAGTCTTGCCAGCTGTTACTAGATACATCCAACCCTGGCGAAAACCGCCTTCATCTGCACTGTCAGAAAGGAGGGAAAACACGTATGGGGCCAAATATAATGTACTTGACTGTTCTGTGATTCTTCTGCAGACCACCTAACTGAAACTTACAAGCTACAAGTGGTCTGTTAACCTAAGTTTGGAAAACTTGCCTACCACAGATGATTCATAAAGAAAGGTTAATGGTTTCTATGCAAGtttactctttttttctttttttgaacttTGAACATTCGAAGCCTTGAAGTGTGAAAAATACCCTAAGCCACACTGTACTGTGCTCTACCCAAAATTAACGATTCTTCACAAGACTGGGATGAATGCAGGTATGTATTTGAAAGGGTCTGAAAAGATCCCTTGTGATGGGAAAACAGATTTTCTTGTGTAGACCAAAGATTGCAAAGATTAAGAAGCACAGAAGATCATCCCAGGTGTTGGTGAGTGCCAATCTATGAACTAAGGGTTAGAAAGACTGGGCAGTTCAGACAATCCATGGTTTCCAGTGCTTTAGACAGGAAGCCCAACTCAGACATCACAGAAAATAATGctaagccagccttccccaacttgatgttctctagatgttttggactacaacttccactatcactgaccactggccagTGTCAGGCTGACTagtgctgatgggaactggagtacaAAACATATAGAAGACATCAAGTTGGGAAAGGctatgcaaaaaataaacagaCTGTAAAGTTACGCATGAGAGTATAAGCCGAGCTTGTTCcaaagtcaacaacaacaacaaaaccgtttattgtgaggactatgcctgtacacaaatatcaacacaacaataattaaaaatgttaaaattcattacatactatcccaacaaaaccttcatcccacaaaatagaaagagaaggaaaacaagcaacgagttaaacagacgatgaaggggtctttgctttatcatccataaatctttccctggctttcatggccttcatcacaaagaccgctaccacatgggtaattcgtgggttagcatcaactaacaaaaattttactctatcttcaggattgattatagagttgggtatagtttgcagcatcacatctctaaagcccgagtaaatggggcaatagaggaggtaatgtataagatcctctttaattttcatgaaacaAGGGCATAAACAGTGTTCggctgggatttttgtaaatctaccggtcaggtatgcagttagcaatgtttgaaaccgggccatggtgaaagctctccaaagggtgggatcagtgatatccaccaggtagttggcacagattttgactgcctttactcgggggaaccagtaggaaaatccagaattttttatcttcgtggtgtctaaaaaggcgtctttttcaaagatccattcccgaactttatcagggctccacagtttgagagtattaaactcgggtagattgtatctggatacaatatctaataggttttgacgccaagtagtattggcttgtttagcttgtttagccaataaggtgtttgaggcatctgcgaggttgatgaaaaaacgcagaaatcttaagagggccctggcagacacagaaggtaatcctacttccactcttaagaaggctgccggagtaccctgagggaggcctagaattctgCTGAGATAAAttttttggaagatttcaagccgttccagcagcttctgattccatccccagagttctaccccatatagcatctggggaatcacttttccaacaaaagcttttagtgccgggatcaccagttgccctcccctcgtataaaaaaagctgagcagagcaccgattgtcctacgtgttagaaggg
The Zootoca vivipara chromosome 14, rZooViv1.1, whole genome shotgun sequence DNA segment above includes these coding regions:
- the ZNF592 gene encoding zinc finger protein 592, with the translated sequence MGDMKTPDFDDLLAAFDIPDPTSLDAKEAIQTAGEENENHLKQSGICIDESASLSHAAPASDIPVVSVIVKNTCRQESFEAEKEGNHLGPGLLHNGFRGSDLPLETHNYGKFDSTFINGDGLRNYPEKSEQTKSEPLPTFSQFSPISSPEPEDALKENSIVDKPKHVQTPYFPPHPMYIPTGSSVLDLLSRTLPEPEFSRFMSTGPSLLDLLSKKIAEPELSMFDQYCKRDPKIDMHELQESRVDASKRERDKSPEKREGPVNDLVDTNNFLSEGLQLGNFHSNNLGESKGSVPEMNYSSSSVPPRQRIKPAHSKLSSCVAALVALQAKKVAGISKEDQGNLTKESSGPFKDGIKGSPKMPKSPKSPRSPLEMVRKVSKQPESPRSVCSDSSSKGSPSVATGSPPAIPKVRIKTIKTSSGEIKRMVTRILPEVDDLGKSPQESPVESATEEFVKSFPSPEPNASMDTESCKGFAKATTQEANLASPHVDSMSADIPVSSTPGASLLANSSGGTIKVGLVGQPSSKKQQPGVVAQPCNPASLLPKAVHLANLNLVPHSVAASVAAKSSVQRRGPSQLTQMSVPLVHQVKKAAPLVVEAFNKVLHGANPVPIYTPNLSPPFDSSIHIPASGYCCLECGDSFALEKSLTQHYSRRSVHIEVMCTLCSATLLFFNKCSLLKHARDHKSKGFIMQCSQLFMKPISLDQMFSPSPTSSSMSLTSQTSRLPPLPHKTCATPGSGTGSSTNAQPALPLYADPLRLIRHGLKCFECNKQALDYVALAAHYQRTSEDNEGLTCQVCLMLLPNKCSYCAHQRIHAHKSPYCCPECGAICRSAYFQTHVKENCLHYSRKVGYRCTHCGVVFMSQAMLKVHIHEKHCEVFHKCSFCPMAFKSADSTTAHITSQHPAEPHKTSQVIYKCSCETVFNKKRLLQEHFQQNANRLMVGVFKCPHCQLVYMQKLQLMQHVKSVHGVPENPEDLASFRQKTETATNSNVLPASKELSVINGTSQTSLPTKGTSPESKPKPKPCSWTCRECSQCISDRETYVSHMRKSHGKNVKRYPCRQCERSFNASNSLHRHVRNNHDTAKKVFTCWYCTDEIQTFPQLSMLESHISLMHGIKHPDLSQISKTKAPAEDLTKAKYPKRVSAGGLDQMETTASGSENPPAKKLKAHWKCAKCGFATAAESEFLEHIPRHKTDSSTSQCQLCGLCYTSHISLNRHLFIVHKVKDPEEEQEEPEPEPDSEKGALQTETSENGLAEPNGKMNTADEEGGGSKSQDSEGGPASCDAEKPST